A single region of the Halorussus gelatinilyticus genome encodes:
- a CDS encoding prolyl oligopeptidase family serine peptidase, with translation MSDPPETDRREVVEEVHGEEIRDPYRWLEEDTEEVRAWVERQNDYADDHLRGAVRDALEPRFEARAEVQSYGVVTPCERGYFQTVEAADEDHPKLCFRPELDAEPTVLADPNEWPETDSLDWFVPSSDGALVAYGRAAGGEEQYDVTILDAETGETVGVVRDCGRTNPESVAWTEEGFYYVTTGSADEGAQLEKQIRYHELGAGESAAADDPVLTDDVGEHVWPQLGYTDGTLVVAYHRGWTHSDVYRWECDGRSPANGELVELVADADASFRFALADGTAYFRTDYDAPHSRVLACDVDADAADPDDLAEVVPEREGTLTDVAVAGDSLVVHRQRDAASSLSVYDRTGGKRRDVALPEYAAVGRGDLTGHPDAPEFYFRAQTFDRPPWVARGRTDAEETTVVSERGPESNGDSESPFDSDLDLVVEQQFFESADGTEVPAFVVHREGVERDGDNPTVLYGYGGFRITLTPRYDRFRVPFLEDGGVYVQANLRGGAEYGEEWHRAGMRERKQNVFDDFYAVAEGLIEREYTRPERLAAMGRSNGGLLVGAAITQRPDLFGAASCGVPLLDMLRFHEFLLGESWTTEYGSPDDPDDFRYLREYSPYHNVSEREYPAVYFETAAGDTRVHPGHARKMTARMQAANTGEKPVLLRTETEAGHGVGKPTSMVVAEQLDRWAFLYDQLGVPTESNASDETNVTGESNASDESKGTE, from the coding sequence ATGTCAGACCCGCCCGAGACCGACCGCCGCGAAGTCGTCGAGGAGGTACACGGCGAGGAGATACGCGACCCCTACCGCTGGCTGGAAGAAGACACCGAGGAGGTCCGGGCGTGGGTCGAACGCCAGAACGACTACGCCGACGACCACCTCCGCGGGGCGGTCCGCGACGCCCTCGAACCCCGGTTCGAGGCCCGCGCCGAGGTCCAGTCGTACGGCGTCGTCACGCCGTGCGAGCGCGGTTACTTCCAGACCGTCGAGGCCGCCGACGAGGACCACCCGAAGCTCTGTTTCCGGCCTGAACTCGACGCCGAACCGACCGTCCTCGCCGACCCGAACGAGTGGCCCGAGACCGACTCGCTGGACTGGTTCGTCCCCTCGTCCGACGGCGCACTGGTCGCCTACGGCCGGGCGGCGGGCGGCGAAGAACAGTACGACGTGACGATCCTCGACGCCGAGACCGGCGAGACGGTCGGAGTCGTCCGGGACTGCGGCCGGACCAACCCCGAAAGCGTCGCGTGGACCGAGGAGGGGTTCTACTACGTGACCACCGGGTCAGCCGACGAGGGCGCCCAGTTGGAGAAGCAGATTCGCTACCACGAGTTAGGGGCGGGCGAATCCGCCGCGGCCGACGACCCGGTGTTGACCGACGACGTGGGCGAACACGTCTGGCCGCAACTCGGCTACACCGACGGGACGCTCGTCGTCGCGTACCACCGCGGCTGGACGCACTCGGACGTGTACCGCTGGGAGTGCGACGGTCGGTCCCCCGCGAACGGCGAACTGGTCGAACTCGTCGCCGACGCCGACGCCTCGTTCCGATTCGCTCTCGCCGACGGCACGGCGTACTTCCGAACCGACTACGACGCCCCGCACTCGCGCGTCCTCGCCTGCGACGTAGACGCAGACGCGGCCGACCCCGACGACCTCGCCGAAGTGGTCCCCGAGCGCGAGGGCACGCTGACCGACGTCGCCGTCGCGGGCGACTCGCTGGTCGTCCACCGCCAGCGCGACGCCGCATCGTCGCTCTCGGTCTACGACCGGACGGGCGGGAAGCGCCGTGACGTTGCCCTCCCGGAGTACGCCGCGGTCGGTCGCGGCGACCTGACGGGCCACCCCGACGCGCCCGAGTTCTATTTCCGTGCCCAGACGTTCGACCGTCCACCGTGGGTCGCCCGCGGCCGGACCGACGCCGAGGAGACGACCGTCGTGAGCGAACGGGGCCCCGAGTCGAACGGCGACTCCGAGTCGCCGTTCGACTCGGACCTCGACCTCGTGGTCGAACAGCAGTTCTTCGAGTCGGCAGACGGCACCGAGGTCCCGGCGTTCGTCGTCCACCGCGAGGGCGTCGAACGCGACGGCGACAACCCGACCGTCCTCTACGGCTACGGCGGGTTCCGAATCACGCTCACGCCGCGTTACGACCGATTCCGCGTCCCCTTCCTCGAAGACGGTGGGGTCTACGTGCAAGCGAACCTGCGGGGCGGCGCGGAGTACGGCGAGGAGTGGCACCGCGCCGGGATGCGCGAGCGAAAACAGAACGTCTTCGACGACTTCTACGCGGTCGCCGAGGGGTTGATAGAGCGCGAGTACACCCGCCCCGAGCGACTCGCCGCGATGGGCCGATCGAACGGCGGCCTGCTGGTCGGTGCAGCGATTACCCAGCGCCCGGACCTCTTCGGCGCGGCGTCCTGCGGGGTCCCGCTCCTCGACATGCTCCGGTTCCACGAGTTCCTGCTCGGCGAGTCGTGGACGACCGAGTACGGGTCGCCCGACGACCCCGACGACTTCCGATATCTCCGGGAGTACTCGCCGTACCACAACGTCTCCGAGCGCGAGTACCCGGCCGTCTACTTCGAGACCGCCGCGGGCGACACTCGCGTCCACCCCGGCCACGCTCGGAAGATGACCGCCCGGATGCAGGCCGCGAATACGGGCGAGAAGCCCGTCCTGCTCCGGACCGAGACCGAGGCGGGCCACGGCGTCGGCAAGCCCACGTCGATGGTCGTGGCCGAGCAACTGGACCGCTGGGCGTTCCTCTACGACCAGTTGGGCGTGCCGACAGAATCGAACGCGAGTGACGAGACGAACGTGACCGGCGAATCGAACGCGAGTGACGAATCGAAGGGGACGGAGTGA
- the mvk gene encoding mevalonate kinase, giving the protein MVVSSAPGKVYLFGEHAVVYGEPAVPCAIERRARVSVEARDDDRIRVHAEDLSLNGFTVEYSDDSDGGPDVDVAESLVQAGIGYIDAAVEQARDAAGRPDAGFDITVESEIPLGAGLGSSAAVTTAGIDAGTRELGVELSAEEVAERAYQAELEVQNGEASRADTFCSATGGAVRVEGDDCRAMDAPDLPFVIGFDGGAGDTGELVAGVRALREEYDFAADTVESIGDVVRSGEEALAAGDVAELGELMNFNHGLLEALGVSSRSLDQMVWAARDAGAHGAKLTGAGGGGCIVALDPTDSTQTALRYTPGCEDAFRAELDTDGVRVEDEE; this is encoded by the coding sequence ATGGTCGTTTCGAGCGCTCCGGGCAAGGTCTACCTGTTCGGAGAACACGCGGTCGTTTACGGCGAACCGGCGGTCCCCTGCGCCATCGAGCGCCGAGCGCGGGTGTCCGTCGAGGCGCGCGACGACGACCGCATCCGAGTCCACGCCGAGGACCTGAGTCTCAACGGGTTCACGGTCGAGTACAGCGACGATAGCGACGGCGGTCCCGACGTGGACGTGGCCGAGTCGCTGGTGCAGGCCGGAATCGGGTACATCGACGCCGCGGTCGAGCAGGCGCGAGACGCCGCGGGCCGACCCGACGCCGGCTTCGACATCACCGTCGAGAGCGAGATTCCGCTCGGCGCGGGTCTCGGGTCGTCGGCGGCGGTCACCACCGCGGGCATCGACGCCGGGACCCGAGAGTTGGGCGTCGAGTTGAGCGCGGAAGAGGTCGCCGAGCGCGCGTATCAGGCCGAACTGGAGGTCCAGAACGGCGAGGCGTCGCGCGCGGACACCTTCTGCTCGGCGACGGGCGGCGCGGTCCGCGTCGAGGGCGACGACTGCCGGGCGATGGACGCGCCCGACCTGCCGTTCGTCATTGGATTCGACGGCGGCGCGGGCGACACCGGGGAACTCGTCGCGGGCGTGCGAGCGTTGCGCGAGGAGTACGACTTCGCGGCCGACACGGTGGAGAGCATCGGCGACGTCGTGCGCTCGGGCGAGGAGGCCCTCGCCGCGGGCGACGTCGCGGAGTTAGGCGAGTTGATGAACTTCAACCACGGCCTGCTGGAGGCGCTCGGGGTCTCGTCGCGCTCGCTCGACCAGATGGTCTGGGCGGCCCGCGACGCGGGCGCTCACGGGGCCAAGCTGACCGGCGCGGGCGGCGGCGGCTGTATCGTCGCGCTCGACCCGACCGACAGCACCCAGACCGCGCTCCGGTACACGCCGGGCTGTGAGGACGCCTTCCGAGCGGAGCTAGATACGGACGGCGTGCGCGTGGAGGACGAGGAATGA
- a CDS encoding isopentenyl phosphate kinase gives MTDGGTETTVLKLGGSVITDKDRPEALDGPQLDRAADAIAEALVSNDVSDLVVVHGGGSFGHHHASEHGVSKTEGSADARAAVEIHGAMKTLNDFVLARLHDRDVPAVPVHPFSAARRDESAALDLPTAQVETMLGEGFVPVLHGDVVAHAGEGVTVLSGDEVVTAVAEGIEADRVGFCSTVPGVLDDDEDVIPEIRSYDEVARFLGESDATDVTGGMAGKVRALLDLGAPATVFGPDALGEFLAGETPGTRIDGR, from the coding sequence ATGACCGACGGCGGGACCGAGACCACCGTTCTCAAACTCGGCGGGAGCGTGATTACCGACAAAGACCGGCCGGAGGCGCTGGACGGCCCCCAACTGGACCGCGCGGCGGACGCCATCGCCGAGGCGCTCGTCAGTAACGACGTGTCGGACCTCGTGGTCGTCCACGGCGGCGGGAGCTTCGGCCACCACCACGCCAGCGAGCACGGCGTCTCGAAGACCGAGGGGTCGGCCGACGCTCGGGCAGCGGTCGAAATCCACGGCGCGATGAAGACGCTCAACGACTTCGTGCTGGCGCGACTCCACGACCGCGACGTGCCTGCGGTGCCGGTCCACCCCTTCTCGGCGGCCCGCCGCGACGAGTCGGCGGCGCTCGACCTCCCGACCGCGCAGGTCGAGACGATGCTCGGCGAGGGGTTCGTGCCGGTCCTCCACGGCGACGTGGTGGCCCACGCGGGCGAGGGCGTGACCGTCCTCTCGGGCGACGAGGTGGTCACGGCCGTCGCCGAAGGTATCGAGGCCGACCGCGTGGGGTTCTGTTCGACCGTGCCGGGCGTGCTGGACGACGACGAGGACGTGATTCCCGAAATCCGGTCCTACGACGAGGTGGCCCGGTTCCTCGGCGAGAGCGACGCGACCGACGTGACCGGCGGGATGGCCGGGAAGGTCCGGGCCCTGCTGGACCTCGGCGCGCCCGCAACCGTCTTCGGTCCTGACGCCCTCGGGGAGTTCCTCGCGGGCGAGACCCCCGGAACGCGCATCGACGGCAGGTGA
- a CDS encoding metal-dependent hydrolase: protein MKLTWYGHSTWHVEVDDTELLIDPFFDNPKTEADPEELDPDYLLLTHGHADHIGDVDRYEGTKLVATPEVVEYCRDEFGDYEAVGGMGMNLGGTVECDDAFVTMVRADHTNGMDTGYGTSGGMPAGFVVSDTKPTQVADAESQSFYHAGDTSLQTEMREVIGPYLEPDAAAVPIGDHFTMGPMQAAIAVDWVDADYALPMHYDTFPPIEQDPEDFRKEVKGTGSDAEVRILEGEETFDLDDELDY, encoded by the coding sequence ATGAAGCTCACTTGGTACGGCCATTCGACGTGGCACGTCGAGGTAGACGACACGGAGTTGCTCATCGACCCCTTCTTCGACAACCCGAAGACGGAGGCCGACCCCGAGGAACTCGACCCCGACTACCTGCTGCTCACGCACGGTCACGCCGACCACATCGGCGACGTGGACCGCTACGAGGGGACGAAACTGGTCGCCACGCCCGAAGTCGTGGAGTACTGCCGCGACGAGTTCGGCGACTACGAGGCCGTCGGCGGAATGGGGATGAATCTCGGCGGGACCGTCGAGTGCGACGACGCGTTCGTCACGATGGTCCGGGCCGACCACACCAACGGGATGGACACCGGCTACGGCACCTCCGGCGGGATGCCCGCCGGGTTCGTCGTCAGCGACACCAAGCCCACGCAGGTCGCGGACGCCGAGAGCCAGTCGTTCTACCACGCCGGAGACACCTCGCTCCAGACGGAGATGCGCGAGGTCATCGGCCCGTACCTCGAACCCGACGCCGCCGCGGTGCCCATCGGCGACCACTTCACGATGGGACCGATGCAGGCCGCCATCGCGGTCGATTGGGTGGACGCCGACTACGCCCTCCCGATGCACTACGACACGTTCCCGCCCATCGAGCAGGACCCCGAGGACTTCCGGAAGGAGGTCAAGGGCACCGGGAGCGACGCCGAGGTGCGGATTCTGGAAGGCGAAGAGACGTTCGACCTCGACGACGAACTCGACTACTGA
- a CDS encoding OsmC family protein: MTKEVTTVSEEGYTAENQIRDFEVTIDATGEEAPDTLESLLAAYGSCYVPALRVGGEQRDVGDLGRIEIDVTGDLNDDDKLSAVQFTVKTETEMDDDEADAVVERADELCKVHDALKTDLEADVTVESGAF; encoded by the coding sequence ATGACGAAGGAAGTCACAACTGTCTCCGAAGAGGGGTACACGGCCGAGAACCAGATTCGAGACTTCGAGGTCACCATCGACGCGACGGGCGAGGAGGCTCCCGACACGCTCGAATCCCTGCTGGCGGCCTACGGGTCCTGCTACGTCCCGGCGCTCCGCGTCGGCGGCGAACAGCGCGACGTAGGCGACCTCGGTCGCATCGAAATCGACGTGACCGGCGACCTCAACGACGACGACAAGCTTTCGGCCGTCCAGTTCACGGTCAAGACCGAGACCGAGATGGACGACGACGAGGCCGACGCGGTCGTCGAGCGCGCCGACGAACTCTGCAAGGTCCACGACGCGCTGAAGACCGACCTCGAAGCCGACGTAACCGTCGAGAGCGGCGCGTTCTGA
- a CDS encoding DUF5799 family protein, producing MTERAWQDLIVGDRMTVDQEFSQRVTDSQFSRQEWGLIMTAVEFEIENPGDADQARIVADTSKVEQVMPELENIRNQMNSVAGGGGGAGGGGGGGGGVFDSVKNALGLGGGGDGVDRDRLEAANRLAQEYANELQQRLESQGKWNRVREAASE from the coding sequence ATGACCGAACGCGCGTGGCAGGACCTCATCGTCGGCGACCGGATGACCGTAGACCAGGAGTTCTCACAGCGAGTCACGGACTCGCAGTTCTCCCGGCAGGAGTGGGGTCTCATCATGACCGCCGTCGAGTTCGAAATCGAGAACCCCGGCGACGCCGACCAAGCCCGCATCGTCGCCGACACCTCGAAGGTAGAGCAGGTGATGCCCGAGTTGGAGAACATCCGCAACCAGATGAACTCGGTCGCGGGCGGCGGTGGCGGCGCAGGGGGCGGCGGTGGCGGTGGCGGCGGCGTCTTCGACTCGGTGAAGAACGCGCTCGGTCTCGGCGGTGGCGGCGACGGCGTGGACCGAGACCGACTCGAAGCGGCCAACCGACTCGCACAGGAGTACGCGAACGAACTCCAGCAGCGCCTCGAATCGCAGGGCAAGTGGAACCGCGTCCGCGAGGCCGCCAGCGAGTGA
- a CDS encoding phosphatidylserine decarboxylase: MGARDPEDEFGPGAARSPESSNRFAPGAWRYGLLALALAIPAALLARSKRWTRRWGLAAPLLSLGALLFHRDPDRTPPESGVLAPADGRVSVIREERHESGESHEPDGENDDSESGSDESGDGSDESGAESDGETRVRVGVFMNVTDVHVNRAPLGGRVEAVEREPGKHRPAFSKESDNNEKVHLRFADHDVTLIAGAFARRIHPYVEPGDELARGERLGHISFGSRADVLLPPEVDLADVAVERGQTVRAGETRLVER; this comes from the coding sequence ATGGGCGCGAGAGACCCCGAGGACGAGTTCGGTCCCGGAGCCGCTCGGTCGCCCGAGTCCTCGAACCGGTTCGCGCCGGGCGCGTGGCGCTACGGCCTGCTGGCGCTCGCGCTGGCGATTCCCGCCGCGCTCCTCGCACGCTCGAAGCGGTGGACGCGCCGGTGGGGACTCGCGGCCCCGCTCCTGAGTTTGGGTGCCCTCCTCTTTCACCGCGACCCCGACCGGACTCCGCCCGAGTCGGGCGTCCTCGCGCCCGCCGACGGTCGGGTGTCGGTGATTCGGGAGGAGCGCCACGAGTCGGGCGAGTCCCACGAGCCGGACGGGGAAAACGACGACTCCGAGAGTGGGAGCGACGAATCCGGCGATGGAAGCGACGAATCTGGGGCCGAGAGCGACGGCGAGACGCGCGTCCGGGTGGGCGTCTTCATGAACGTCACCGACGTTCACGTCAACCGGGCACCGCTCGGCGGTCGGGTCGAGGCCGTCGAACGCGAACCCGGCAAACACCGGCCCGCGTTCTCGAAGGAGTCGGACAACAACGAGAAGGTCCACCTCCGGTTCGCCGACCACGACGTGACGCTCATCGCGGGCGCGTTCGCCCGGCGCATCCACCCCTACGTCGAACCCGGCGACGAACTCGCTCGCGGCGAGCGGCTCGGCCACATCTCGTTCGGGAGTCGCGCCGACGTCCTCCTGCCGCCCGAGGTGGACCTCGCGGACGTGGCCGTCGAGCGCGGCCAGACCGTCCGGGCGGGCGAGACGCGACTGGTCGAGCGCTAG
- a CDS encoding DUF7557 family protein produces the protein MPKIQLDEETIERLDSLRVEDESYDEIVAELINIYEAEERTLFHGGDYSGD, from the coding sequence ATGCCCAAGATTCAACTCGACGAGGAGACCATCGAGCGCTTGGACAGTCTCCGGGTGGAGGACGAGTCCTACGACGAAATCGTTGCCGAACTCATCAACATCTACGAGGCCGAGGAGCGCACGCTGTTCCACGGCGGCGACTACAGCGGCGACTAG
- a CDS encoding DUF7563 family protein: protein MTTTDNRLTNGDDTMAENRCQSCGSFVTRDFARVFGNNHNEVFGCLECMTATEVKKGGARADEVDTTNLIGGRDPLR from the coding sequence ATGACCACCACCGACAACAGACTCACCAACGGCGACGACACGATGGCCGAGAACCGCTGCCAGTCCTGTGGCTCTTTCGTCACCCGAGACTTCGCACGCGTCTTCGGGAACAACCACAACGAGGTCTTCGGCTGTCTGGAGTGTATGACCGCGACGGAAGTCAAGAAAGGAGGCGCGCGAGCAGACGAGGTGGACACGACCAACCTCATCGGCGGCCGCGACCCGCTTCGATAA
- a CDS encoding isocitrate/isopropylmalate dehydrogenase family protein: MTEEIVVVPGDGIGREVVPAAREVLEAVGPDFEFTEAEAGDAVKEETGEALPDETRELAANADATLFGAAGDTAADVIIPLRRAVESFANVRPARAYPGVDAPNPETDLVFVRENTEGVYAGHESEIAPGVTTLTRVVTEDASEEIARYAFEYAENRGGDVTIAHKANVMRTTDGLFLDTAESVADEFDVAYDDALMDALAMHLVQRPDEYDVVLCPNLAGDVLSDLAAGLVGGLGLLPSANVGDERALFEPVHGTAPDIAGEGVANPSAAMLSAAMLLEYLGHDDAGERVRTAVTETLASGPTTPDLGGDATTRDVTDAVLSKL; the protein is encoded by the coding sequence ATGACCGAGGAAATCGTCGTCGTCCCCGGCGACGGCATCGGGCGGGAGGTCGTCCCGGCCGCCCGCGAAGTCTTGGAGGCTGTCGGCCCGGACTTCGAGTTCACCGAAGCCGAGGCCGGCGACGCCGTGAAGGAGGAGACCGGCGAGGCCCTGCCGGACGAGACCCGCGAACTCGCGGCGAACGCCGACGCCACGCTGTTCGGCGCGGCGGGCGACACCGCGGCGGACGTCATCATCCCGCTCCGGCGCGCGGTCGAGTCGTTCGCCAACGTCCGGCCCGCCCGCGCCTATCCCGGCGTGGACGCGCCCAACCCCGAGACCGACCTCGTGTTCGTCCGCGAGAACACCGAGGGCGTCTACGCCGGCCACGAATCCGAGATTGCGCCCGGCGTAACCACCCTGACACGGGTCGTTACCGAGGACGCCTCGGAGGAAATCGCCCGTTACGCCTTCGAGTACGCCGAAAATCGAGGCGGAGACGTGACGATTGCCCACAAGGCGAACGTGATGCGGACCACCGACGGTCTCTTCCTCGATACCGCCGAGTCGGTCGCCGACGAGTTCGACGTGGCCTACGACGACGCGCTGATGGACGCGCTGGCGATGCACCTCGTCCAGCGGCCCGACGAGTACGACGTGGTCCTCTGCCCGAACCTCGCGGGCGACGTGCTGTCGGACCTCGCGGCCGGGCTGGTCGGCGGACTGGGCCTGCTCCCGAGCGCGAACGTCGGCGACGAGCGCGCGCTGTTCGAGCCGGTTCACGGCACCGCGCCGGACATCGCGGGCGAGGGCGTCGCCAATCCGAGCGCGGCGATGCTGTCGGCTGCGATGCTGCTGGAGTATCTGGGCCACGACGACGCCGGCGAGCGCGTACGCACTGCGGTCACGGAGACGCTCGCGTCCGGGCCGACCACGCCCGACCTCGGCGGCGACGCGACGACGAGGGACGTGACCGACGCGGTGCTGTCGAAGCTATAG
- the leuD gene encoding 3-isopropylmalate dehydratase small subunit: protein MTKEIETVEHVSGSGIPVRGNDVDTDQIIPARFLKVVTFDGLGEFAFFDQRFDDEDEPKDHPFNEDRFRDASVLVVNSNFGCGSSREHAPQALKRWGIDAIVGESFAEIFAGNCLALGVPTVTASQEDIETLQSYVEDHPDAEISVDVATESVSYDDTEIDATVDDAQRKALVEGVWDTTALLKSNAEAVARTAADLPYVAAGTAGDADAAGDGEEAE from the coding sequence ATGACGAAGGAGATCGAGACCGTCGAACACGTCTCGGGGTCGGGCATCCCGGTCCGGGGCAACGACGTGGACACCGACCAGATAATCCCGGCGCGCTTCCTCAAGGTCGTCACCTTCGACGGCCTCGGCGAGTTCGCGTTCTTCGACCAGCGATTCGACGACGAGGACGAGCCGAAAGACCACCCGTTCAACGAGGACCGCTTCCGCGACGCCTCGGTCCTCGTCGTGAACTCGAACTTCGGCTGTGGCTCCTCGCGGGAACACGCTCCGCAGGCGCTCAAGCGGTGGGGCATCGACGCCATCGTCGGCGAGAGCTTCGCCGAAATCTTCGCGGGCAACTGCCTCGCGTTGGGCGTGCCGACGGTCACGGCGAGTCAGGAGGACATCGAGACGCTCCAGAGCTACGTCGAGGACCACCCCGACGCCGAGATTTCGGTAGATGTGGCGACCGAGTCCGTGAGCTACGACGACACCGAAATCGACGCCACGGTGGACGACGCCCAGCGCAAGGCGCTGGTCGAGGGGGTCTGGGACACCACGGCGCTCCTCAAATCGAACGCCGAGGCGGTCGCCCGGACCGCCGCCGACCTGCCGTACGTCGCGGCCGGAACCGCCGGTGACGCCGACGCCGCTGGCGACGGCGAGGAGGCCGAGTGA
- the leuC gene encoding 3-isopropylmalate dehydratase large subunit, which produces MSERTLYDKVWDRHKVTELPTGQDQLFVGLHLVHEVTSPQAFGMLRERDLDVAYPERTHATVDHIVPTADRDRPYEGAAEEMMAELEENVREAGIDFSHPDTGNQGIVHVIGPEQGLTQPGMTVVCGDSHTSTHGAFGALAFGIGTSQIRDVLATGTVAMEKKKVRRIRVTGELGDCVEAKDVILQIIRELGTDGGVGYVYEYAGEAIESLDVEGRMSICNMSIEGGARAGYVNPDETTFEWLRETDAFRDDPEKFERLKPYWESIASDDDAQFDDEVVIDGDALEPMVTWGTTPGQGVGITEPIPDPADLPEDKRDTARRAQEHMGVEPGETMAGYPIDVAFLGSCTNARLPDLRRAARLVAGREVHDDVRAMVVPGSQRVASAAEAEGLDDVFREAGFDWREAGCSMCLGMNDDQLEGDEASASSSNRNFVGRQGSKEGRTVLMNPRMVAAAAIRGEVTDARELDERELPQPDAADSEVQA; this is translated from the coding sequence GTGAGCGAGCGCACCCTCTACGACAAGGTCTGGGACCGCCACAAGGTGACCGAACTCCCGACCGGGCAGGACCAGTTGTTTGTGGGTCTCCACCTCGTCCACGAGGTCACGAGTCCCCAAGCGTTCGGGATGTTGCGGGAGCGCGACCTCGACGTGGCCTACCCCGAGCGCACCCACGCCACCGTGGACCACATCGTCCCGACCGCCGACCGCGACCGGCCCTACGAGGGCGCGGCCGAGGAGATGATGGCCGAGTTGGAGGAGAACGTCCGGGAGGCGGGCATCGACTTCTCCCACCCCGACACCGGGAATCAGGGCATCGTCCACGTCATCGGTCCGGAGCAGGGCCTGACCCAACCCGGAATGACGGTAGTCTGTGGCGATAGCCACACCTCGACCCACGGCGCGTTCGGCGCGCTCGCGTTCGGCATCGGCACCTCCCAGATTCGGGACGTGCTGGCGACCGGCACCGTGGCGATGGAGAAGAAGAAGGTCCGACGCATCCGCGTCACCGGCGAGTTGGGCGACTGCGTGGAGGCCAAGGACGTGATTCTCCAGATAATCCGGGAGTTGGGCACCGACGGCGGCGTCGGCTACGTCTACGAGTACGCCGGAGAGGCCATCGAGAGTCTGGACGTGGAAGGTCGGATGTCCATCTGCAACATGTCCATCGAGGGCGGCGCTCGTGCCGGGTACGTCAACCCCGACGAGACCACCTTCGAGTGGCTCCGAGAGACCGACGCGTTCCGCGACGACCCCGAGAAGTTCGAGCGACTGAAGCCCTACTGGGAGTCCATCGCCTCGGACGACGACGCCCAGTTCGACGACGAGGTGGTCATCGACGGCGACGCGCTCGAACCGATGGTGACGTGGGGCACCACGCCCGGACAGGGCGTCGGCATCACCGAACCGATTCCCGACCCCGCGGACCTGCCCGAGGACAAACGCGACACCGCTCGCCGAGCCCAGGAACACATGGGCGTCGAACCCGGCGAGACGATGGCGGGCTACCCCATCGACGTGGCGTTCCTCGGCTCCTGCACGAACGCGCGCCTGCCGGACCTCCGGCGGGCGGCCCGCCTCGTCGCCGGCCGAGAGGTCCACGACGACGTGCGCGCGATGGTCGTCCCCGGAAGCCAGCGCGTCGCCAGCGCCGCCGAAGCGGAGGGGCTGGACGACGTCTTCCGCGAAGCCGGCTTCGACTGGCGCGAGGCCGGATGCTCGATGTGTCTCGGGATGAACGACGACCAGTTGGAGGGCGACGAGGCCAGCGCCTCCTCGTCGAACCGGAACTTCGTCGGGCGACAGGGGAGCAAGGAGGGCCGCACGGTGCTGATGAACCCCCGGATGGTCGCCGCGGCCGCGATTCGCGGCGAAGTCACCGACGCCCGCGAACTGGACGAACGAGAGCTACCGCAACCCGACGCCGCGGACTCGGAGGTGCAAGCATGA